The Raphanus sativus cultivar WK10039 chromosome 2, ASM80110v3, whole genome shotgun sequence DNA segment attttatcattattaaaattatatattttcttaatattaaatttgcttttaaattttctgtttttatgtttgttgaacttaacataaccataatcaaaatacaaTATACTATATGAATTCAGAtgtttaagattatttaaaataatttagtttacCATTCCAATAAACTAAGGCATacaattatttagaatttataaaatattttacttattgtagatattgatatgtgttcatgaggttccaaaaatatatcagttacttatgtatgtaacttcctattgatcgttgataaatatatgaaaatacatccacattaaacgataaataaaaataatttgatatgacTTAACtatagtaaatataattatatttcagtttgaatttgaaaaaatatatgcaaCTTAATATACTCAGAACATGAGTAACCcgactaatccaacttatatctaatatcatagattaaattaaaataagaatatataattttttggtaataagtaattttataaacataaattataggatgattcaatatatattaacaaataaaataaaatattaaccaattgTTAcagtttagttattttttaaaaatttatatatgtaggCATGAGACTTAGTAACATCatcgttatattaatttatttaatttggaaTCCGACACTTTtgttatcttttatttcattttaagcacaatatatcttaatttataaataatcatcagaatatatatttacatatataagaaaaccaaccaaccaacctaaatgtaaataagaaaattaatcaaaattttaatatatttagaataaaaaatattataattgaattcaaataaataaatacaaaaccaatatattcaaatgataactaaatcgactgtaaaTACAACAAAACTGACAACctataatatatctaaaatcgtccgtctaattaaagtaatataacattattaatataaattattcatacaattataaattaatataaaattaaaagtaaatagcaattaattattatattatatttactttataaatatttatatccgtgcatgagcacgggaaaatcacctagtatatatatatatacaaaggtAGCCTGTCAAATGAAATTATAGTTTTGGGATAATAAATAATTCAACTCTTTTGTATTACCGATAGACCATCATGTCTTTGGTAAGAGCATGAATATTACGGGGATTTTTACGTTGGGGTTTCAAGGATAATACAAGAAACATCTCTTAacttttaaataacaaaaactaaaaatgtttcttgtatcttttatttaaaatacgtttcctaatttttcttaattaaaagctgaaatatttcttatattaggCTAAGAATCACATCCCAAAAGACCCGCAATAATCATGTTCTAATATCaggaaaataaaacaataatgtTGCACTACTTTCAGTGTGTCCTATCATCATCCGTTACAAGGACAACCAATGTTGTGTTTAATTCAGtataaaaaattagaagttAATCGTCACAAAAACATATTCCGCCGACGAAAGTGCACGAAGTGTTCGtctttattgattttttttgtcacgagtGTTCGTTTGATAAGTAAACTagtaaatccaaaaaaaaaaaacgaattggTATTAATATACTTTATTTTCGATATTGTCTTATTCATATCTTCAACAAGAGAACGATATATAGCATCTATCGTTGTATATGTGCGATCAGAAATGCTTCGAAGACTTTTCCAATCcgattcatttttcttttttgtttctattGGCATGCACACGTAATTACGCATCGAGCAAAAATACATAGTTATCTTATCTTAAAGAGTAAAGATCGTCCTAGAAGGTCCTCACAAAATGGCGTCGTCTTCGTCATCGTCTGCAACTCCGGCACCCAAGTTTGATGTGTTCTTAAGCTTTCGAGGACAAGACACCCGCAAAAATATTGTCAGCCATTTATACGCGGCACTTTGTAGAAAGggtttatatacttataaagaCGATGAGGAGATGGAGAAGGGAGACTCAATTCCAGACGAACTCATCAAAGCCATCAATACTTCCAGGTTCTTCATAGTTGTAATCTCAGAAAAGTATGATAATTCGTACTGGTGCTTGGAGGAGCTCCGGGCTATAATGGAGGTGGCAGCGGTCAAGCGAAAGGAAGACATCAGTGTGCTGATTCCAATCTTCTATAGAGTTAAACCAGGTAGCATCAATCGCGAAAACTTAACCGCTGCGTTTTCTGCCATGAAACATCCACCGATGGAGGAAACGGCTATGATTGACGAATGGGAAAAGACTCTCAGTCAACTAGCCAATTTAGCAAGCTACCTCTTCAGCAACCTGTAAGAACTTGTTTCAACTGAATCAGCTGTTTTTAGTCTTATATCGTGCAAGTTCAACTGGAATGCacatttatagaataaaataatcTTCATGTtttctatttcatttttttcataatattcaccaattaaaaagaaaaatattccATTACATTTCATATTTGTTTCAAATCATTCCAGCAAAAGAAACTATCCTATTAAATGTGAATTACAAATAGGAAATAATCCTTACTTTTTCTTGTTGTTTACAGAATGCATCTGGtcttaattaaatatatcctaAATTAATCAACTCATGTCACGCAAAGCCTATTATCATATAGCCCATTCGTTTTTTACAACTATTAATGggtctttcttttatttatattaaccTACAACTGGACCTAATTGCCTTTAATCTAACTATATATCTAACCATAAAATTAGACTCATACTCATAATACACATAACCACAAACTTATTATACACCGAGTTTAATATTTGAACTGTTTAATATATTGAAGTTTCGTATTGTAAATTGAGTTATACACAATATATGAACTGTTCTCTTTAATATATCGAAGTTTATTATATGTCAATAATTCAGTAACTTTAATAAATCTTTCTAAACCGGACATtatgtattaaattaaatagtttgaggacaaaccagtTGGTTTGTTTAATCTATTGCCAAATTCACTTTAAATTCAAAACCATTCTGTTTGcctatttatttaattcttatactattaaatatttaacagGATTTATATAGAAACTGTATATTAGAAACCTAAAGTCGAGATTCATTAAGATTTTATGCAATCAATTTTGCTACATTTGAGCTCTCACATTTATAACTAATCTCATAATACTTTGTAATCACGGATTTTATAGATTTCCTTATTTATTTAGTTCTtagattttaaaacattaatacatatttatatatcatatttatgttaggtttattaatttacattttagGATTCTTTGtcttttatgtttaattaatacaTTCCCAAAGTCGAGTTCTGACTAAAAATATggcaacaataattaataaacctaacaTATAGTATtcattatttttcatattttattatatatgtgtgtgtttggaaataattaataaacctagatttaaatagttaatgaacaatatttttttaaatttatgtaattatatttttattatttattagtaataactaaaaataaaagtcacataaaacaattatttagataatatatcaatatatcatgttacatatattttcatataaataatatcccaatgtaagttcagtatgataaatgttgaaaatataaaatacatagcaccatatattttaaataatatatacaactattttattatacattatcataaaaCTTTGAGCCAtaagaatattaaaatacatttgtGCGGATATACATGTCatatattctaaaaagtatGGATGATACAATTGCTGGtttacaagaaaaaataaaatttactcaatataaattataaattattgtgTTTAGAAATTTTGTATTAAACAATGATTTaattagataaattttaaaaatatatattatcacttatacaaataaataattattacaaatttagatcACATTTCTAGCTATTTtagctaattaaaattttcaaaaatcttcGTAGTATTTAATATAACAATAGTATTTAGAAAGTTAACCAATAagcaattaaaattaaacattatacTCATAAATCAATTAAGTTGACATGTACAATCGGACAATGCAGTTATTTTATACACAttctctattttgaaaactatgaATACAACTATACAAATCTAATATTCTATGGAATAAATTgcctataatatttttatttttttacaaatgttataactaatgtatcaatttATAATACCATATTAACTCATATTTATCTACTTTTCTTacttttaattaagaaaattaattttatagatactttatacataaatctaattatacaaattttggATTTTGCTTATACGATGCCGATAAATATCGGCCATATAATTTACTATAGAACGCAAAAAAAATCGatgtaattaaacacattgttatttctcaaaatattatattagtacACACATTgcaaatcatgtataacatttagtacaaacaaaaataaagaaaaaatgacaCCCGCTCGGTCgaacggatcaaaatctaatctaatatttaattaaagaaTCATTCCagttaaaaatatctgaataaaTGGAATgctaattttattcaaaaaaatttcaGTTAATAGTTGTTCcttttattctatttatataCATACTCCTTATGTTTCTCAATATAAGTCGTTTTAGAGTTatgcacatagattaagaaaatcattattttttatattttctaaacaaaaacatcattagttATTTAACTAACCACAAATCaaccaacaaaaaaatagaagatagattttcattggtcatacaatattgaatgttaataaatttataccctaaacccaaatcttataccATAAatcccaaaccatatatccaaacccaaattctaaaccataaatccaaaccctatacccaaAACCCATCCtatatcctataccctaaacccaaatcctataccctaaacccaaaaccatatatcctaaacccaaaccatataccctaaacccaaatcgtaaatcataaatccaaatctttaagtttagggtttgggtttaaggtctagaatttaggtttaaggtatacggtttgagtttagggtataagatttgggtttagggtatatgatatatgatagatttagggtatagggtttaatttagggtttatggtttgggtttaaggtttataattttattttagggtatatagtttgtgTTTTGGTATGAAATTTGGATTTAAGgtatatatttgggtttagaatttaaaatttaagttttagaGTTTACTTAGCATCATTAAAATtgacattatttttcttttaaactattttgttaataattgaatagtttttatttaattatttacatggcattttgtttggttttaaaaagAGTGGTGAACCTAAGTCTGGTCCAAGATTCAATCATTGACCCAGAAAAAAACAACCGTATCTATTTCCTAATGTCAGTGTGGACGAGGCAGCCATGATTGAAAAGGTTGTCGAAAAGATATCAGAGCGGCGGTTCGCTGAGGAGGTGAGAGATCATCCCAATTTAGTTGGAATGAGAAGTCACATGGAAGGCTTAGCTTCTCTGTTGGAAATGGAATCAGAGGACGAGGTTCGAATCATAGGAATATCAGGAATGGAAGGAGTAGGTAAAACCACCATTGCAGACTACCTCTACCGCCAGTTTTCCAGTCGGTTCTCAGAACATTGTTTTATCTATGATGTTAAGAGTATCTGTCGGAGTACAGGTCAATCGTACCTGGAGCAACACTTCCTCTCAGAAATTCTCCGTATTAAACCTAAAAGGCTGGCAAGGAAGGGAGCTGGATCGCATTCCATAAAAGAAAGACTCAGGAACCGGAAAGTGTTTGCTGTTCTTGATAATGTCGATAAAGTGGAGCAAATACATGGCCTGGCAAAAGACAAGAGCTGGTTCGGCCCGGGGAGCCGTGTCATTATCATCACACGAGACAAGGGTCTGCTCGACACATGCGGGGTAGAAATTGTGTATCCAGTAAAATGCTTGAGCTCAAAAGATGCCCTCCAGATGTTTAAGCAGATTGTTTTTAAAGGAACCGATCCTCCTGCTTGTTTCGAGCAACTCTTGACTAGAGTTTCTCGGCTTGCCTATGGCCTTCCCTCTGCCATCATACGTTACAGCTCACTGTGTGATTGGCACACGAAGACCGAAGCTGAATGGGAAAAATTGGTGAGCAGATATGAAGAAAGTCCTCACAAGAATATTGTGGATATTTTGAAAAGCAGCTATGCAGAGTTGCATCAAGTGGATAAACTTGCTTTCCTTTACGTTGCATGTCTGTTTAACGGAGCCGATATCAAACGGGTGAGTGATCTTCTTGATGATGGTAGTGAATCTAGAATTCAAGTTTTAGTGGAGAAATCTCTCGTCGACATATCACCTCAGGGATGTATAAACATGAATACACTAGTAGAAAATATGGGAAGAGAAACCGTTGTTGAAGAATCTGATCGTACCCCGACTAAGCAAAGAATTTTGTGGGAACCTAGGAGAATCTACAGCGTCCTGCGAGACGAAAGCGTAAGCACGTTTATTTTCAACAGCTAATttcttcttttagttttttttttttttttttaaggttaCGTGGTTTTCACGTTTCTATCATCAGGGTACAAGGAAGATTGAAGGCCTAGCACTACCCATGTGTAAGATGCCTTACGTGTTAGAGATTGAGAGAAGAAGTTTTAGGAAGATGTATAGTGTGAAGTTTCTTAAATTCCACACGCGCAATAAAACATCCAAGTTGCAGCTTTCACCCACAGCCAGGCTACCCGACATGCTTAAGTTACTACATTGGGATGCCTATCCATCGAGAGCCCTACCTTCCGAATTTTTATCCGGCTTTCTCGTTGAACTCACTCTTCGTTGCAGTAGACTTCAGTTCCTCTCAAAGACAAATCTGGTACAAGTAACCTAGTGAATTTctgtttgtttaattttgtataaattcTAAACTCAGTTTTGTTTGTACCTTTGTTTCTAGGACCTTCGGAAGTTGAAGAGACTAGATGTGAGCGAATCCAAGGAACTGAAAGAACTTCCAGATCTTTCAGGGGCAAATCAACTTGAGGAGTTGGTTGTGGAAGGCTGCAAGAGTCTTACATTTCTCAAAGATCTTCCACAGAGCCTCAACTCTCTGAATGCACACGGCTGTAATTCCTTGGAGACTGTTTCCTTACCCTCCAATCACTCTATAAAACACATCGATCTTAGCGATTGCTCTCCACTGAACAATGATCAAGAGCTGATCACTCACTTCCTAACCCAGGGACAACATGACCAAGAGgtattatcttttcttttgctCTGGACCtgtggttttcttttctttccttcaAAATTCTGATATTACGATTTGATCGCTATGAGCTTCAGACTTTGCTGCGATTTGCTTGCATACCGCAAACTACAATGCCCAGTTACTTAGATAACTGCTGCCCTCGGCTCTCCCCCAACCTTATGGGTTTCTCTGCCGGTATCATGGTTGCTTGCAGCGGACCCTACCATCTCAAGTTTTCGGAGTCTTCTTATAGTTGGAACTGTGAGGAATTTTCGATTAACCTCAAACCACAGCTTTACCCGGATTTAGACAGGGTGGAAGAGGAAGCTATGAATTACCTGGTAATCATCCAAGTCTTAAGTAGCATTAATAACAACCAACCTCGCAGTTTTCTACTTGAACTTCCATCCAGGTTCAACTCTCCACCCGTCGAGATAAGAGAAACTAGAGTTCACATGTTCCATTGAGTTTCTTTTTTCAAACTTCATCCCATTTCTTTACTTTCCATTCGATACAATGAGATTATTATTACTTTccattgagttttttttttttcaaatgtcaTCCCATTTCTTTACAAGACCATACgctcatatatatttttttgtgatacAAGACAATATGTTCATATATAGTGACTAGGGGTGGGCACGGAGCGGATATCCGgagttttaaggatatccgtgatccgatccgtgccttgcgaatattcgatttttcgaTCTGATTCGATTCGTAACTCTTCGAATATCCGGAACACcggatatccgcgaatatccgaatttttgtcggatatccgattcgatccgtaaagtaataaaaaataaaaaaaaataaaaaataaaagaaaaataagaaaatctaaaataaaataatattatttcattaatttttttaaaaaaattacatactttcaaaatttttaataactaaataattaatttagtgaataaaaatattataaaacttatataaagatataaaagtatatatattatataattttataaacatgtatacatatatatgtatataacggatcggatcggatatccgtttctataaatattagtatttgtgatttgcttcgtctttgacggatattgaattttagtatttgcttcgattcgttaagttacggatattcggatttttcggatcgaatcgaaataaataacggatcgaatcaaaatttacagatattttgcccagccctaatagTGACTATATCcttaatatatttgttaaggTTAAACTTTTCCTAATCATGACCACAAAATACACAATTTTCTATCCAATTACATCTCCAGTAGATTATCCAGTTTTCCGAATACATCGTTCGGTAACAAAGGAGCATGAGAGCGTGATATGGTCGCCGGATGTATAGAACAGAGGCAGCAAACATTATCAATTTGCATCTCCCATGATGTGAATTTGGTTCCCATAGGTAGGTAGCCTATCGAATAAAGCaataaacatatattgaaaGCCTGTTTAGGCGTGTTGCAGCGTGTTACCTTTTGAACCAAATCATCAGCTTTGCTCAGTCCATTACTTTTACAAGTCGTGCTAGACGAGTGGCTACTGAAGTTGCCATTTTCAATGGACCAACCGTTAGAGTCTGATGTGGAAGTGGAAAAGGCTAACCTGAGGCTTGTTAGAACATTTCCAACAATAACTTTATATAGATATGAAGGTGTTCTGCACcaatagtaaaattttaaaattaattttgaaagatttataattttaaatagtttttactgttaacaaaaaattaaccatttgcaaaagattatttaaaaacatacaaATCTGATTTTCAGATGCGAGATCAAATCAAATGATCATTATTGTCCAAATTACACATTGTATCAAGAACTTCTCAGAAAGGTTGGCAAGCCTGCAACTCCTGCCTTTCTGTCCTTGGAGAAGTAGCTGATACCGAAAGTAACACGGTTACTGTCCAAGGGAATGTAACAACATTGAACCTTTCATCTTGGAGCCTCTGGTCTGCCTCTTTCCATATTTTCTGCACTTTTTCTTTATTGACCAACCGATATTTTCTTGGTTGTTTATACTTACACTCGTTGTACGCTACTTTCAGCTTCTAGATAACCTTCTAGGGAAATTAGCAGGTTGTTATTTTAAGCTCGTATAGGtcgatgtttttgttttcttctttgtcGCCAAATGAATACAGTTTTTGATGCATCATATGTacgacacacacacacacactttctctctctctctctgattcaCTGAGATTCCATATAAAGAGACAAGAACCGTTTACTCCGGTCAAGGAGACATTCAAAACTAATCTCTGTTCCTGTCTTCTTCACCGTCGGATCACCTAATACTCAAAAAGGTTCCAACCTCAGAATCACTGCTGGAACCTTCTCAAGCGgatcaagaaacagagagatACCATTTGCTAGAGCTTTGAGCTAGACAACTGCCGCAATGCTCAGAAATTGTCACAGACTCTGGATCGTTTCACCAGATTAACATATTTAGACCTCAGCAGCAATGACTTTGAGACAATTCCTGAAAGCATTACAGAGCTTCTATATCTAGGAACATCAGCCCACCACCAACGATTCTAGGTTTCGCTGCATGTATCTTGATCTCTTCCGACAGATCCTTCTGTCTCCAGTTCCCGGCGTGCAGTTATGATGAAGTGATTCGGATTCTCAAACCAGATCTCTATCTTGAATCTGAGATCGAGGAAGGAGAGAGTGATCCATTGCATCACCTGGTTATTATCCACGTCCCATGTATCATCAACACGCAGAGAATCCAAGAGTTGCGACTCGAATCTCATCTTCATCTCCCAGATGAGTTTCGATATCCACCCGCCCAGATTAACGCTTGTGGAATCCGTTTTCTGTAGTAAACCGAATCATACCGATGAAATTTTGGTGCTGTTCAATTAATTTCGGTTTTCTGTAGTTGGTTTGGTTTTTTCCGGTTCGATGTGTGTTTCCTATCAAAACCAGCGGTAGGTGTGACATCACAAAAACAACCGGGATTCTCTGATTTTGTGGGGTTGATTGGCAACGGGGTGTAGTGCATAAAATCCagaacccgaaatccgaaccgaatccgaaccgaaaaatCTGACCCATTATCCGacccaaaatataaaaatacccgaacgggtcttGTAGGATGGTACAAAAAATATCCAAACctgaagtgttattaaccgaacccgaacggataatccgaaaaatccgaaagtaatagttaatataaatattttgaaatgtatataagtatttcaattattaaattcaatatttatggtaatatgatatataataataaatattaaaaaaaatttgtaaatgctttaagtacacaattagttataaatagatattttataatttgcttATTGAAGTAATAGGTATATTCTCTTTAAggtaatgtatattgtttataaataatgtttgtttttatgcttgatctaacattttattattattttatcaattttatatgtgagagattaatttttatttaatttagatatttttctttatgttttgctttaagtttttgttttttactttggttatatccgaaccgaaccgatataacccgaatcTGAACGATATATGgttattttatgggttttaggaaGCAATACAATTTTGAACCGAACCtgaagtgttattatccgaatccgactcgtactaataaaattttagtatggaACCTAAAGACataaacccgaaaacccgaaaatccgaaaaacccgatccgaaagCCAACGGATACCCGAACATCCAGGCTTTTAtgtttttctcttctttagAAATTAGGCGTAAGTTTATTAGTTGCGGCTTTAATTTCTTTTgctgtatatttattttcaaaaacaattgAAATCACTAAGTAAAAACGGTAAAAAAGTTGATTTTTAAAgctaatatatttatttaaaaaaaaaattgctgtagatttatttttaaatctaaaacatgATTGCTTTACAAAAATGACTTTAGAGAGAAAAATAGCTTTCTATAGCATCTACGGTCCTTGCCCATCAACCCCCTACATATATATTCACACTACATTATTCTTTTTTCCACACTACAGACTTGAGACACTGCCACCACTAGCTGAAGTTGAGACACTCATATAGTCATATATATACTCTTTGACTGTGTGAACCTCGTAGCGTTGCTGGAACTTGTGTCTGATGAAAACTGGAGGAGATATAGCTTGCTTGAGCTTTGGCTTGACTACTGCGTCACATCTGTTACGTTGGTGATGAAGAATCAGCTATATTGGAAGCTTGAACCACGTCGAGATTGACAATTGAGTTATATGGCGTTTTGTTTAACGGCCGGTTTATTACTCAATGGTTTACGGTTATTGACAACCGGTTATCAGTTGTAACTAGTCTTACCTAATGTAAAAGCAAGACTCGTGTGTTGTACACTAAGGAGGTTAGTGTCTTACCTTGCCAGGCCCCAGGGACGTAGCCCCGCCGGTGAACTCTGGGTCATCAAATAAACTATGGATTGAGGTTTGGTCAAGACGACCGGACTTGTTCAAGTTGGGTTAACTTGCACAAGTCACGCGTGTATGACTATGGGCCTAATCGACAAAGCCCATTAGGTCAAGTTCTGATTATATCAGATGGAGGGGGTCACGACAGATGACCTAACACAAGATAGACACAAAGGAAACACAGAGGAGAGGCGCAGAAGAGTGGGAGCTCGAGAGAGCTCGAGACCAGGGCTTTGGTCTGAAGAGAGGGAGTTAGAGAGAAGAAAGGTTCTCTGTATACTAGCTAGGCTCTTCTCCATATACTTGTATCTCTAGGTGATTTGTAACAGAGATCAAGAGAGGTTGACAGGAATTGTAACCTCTGGATATTGTACTCTTGTGTTTGATATAATGGAAGGTTGAGAGACCGATTTCTCTCTCCGGTGAGTATAGCTCCTTCTTCACATCGAGGAAGGGAGGTGAACACCGGGTTAACAAAAGTGTTTTGTGTTCCTTCTTATCTTGCTTGATTCGTGTTCCGCGTACTTGATTAGGTGATTGGTTTTGCGATACAAACTACTGTGTCTC contains these protein-coding regions:
- the LOC108841871 gene encoding disease resistance protein RPP5 isoform X1, with amino-acid sequence MASSSSSSATPAPKFDVFLSFRGQDTRKNIVSHLYAALCRKGLYTYKDDEEMEKGDSIPDELIKAINTSRFFIVVISEKYDNSYWCLEELRAIMEVAAVKRKEDISVLIPIFYRVKPGSINRENLTAAFSAMKHPPMEETAMIDEWEKTLSQLANLASYLFSNLVDEAAMIEKVVEKISERRFAEEVRDHPNLVGMRSHMEGLASLLEMESEDEVRIIGISGMEGVGKTTIADYLYRQFSSRFSEHCFIYDVKSICRSTGQSYLEQHFLSEILRIKPKRLARKGAGSHSIKERLRNRKVFAVLDNVDKVEQIHGLAKDKSWFGPGSRVIIITRDKGLLDTCGVEIVYPVKCLSSKDALQMFKQIVFKGTDPPACFEQLLTRVSRLAYGLPSAIIRYSSLCDWHTKTEAEWEKLVSRYEESPHKNIVDILKSSYAELHQVDKLAFLYVACLFNGADIKRVSDLLDDGSESRIQVLVEKSLVDISPQGCINMNTLVENMGRETVVEESDRTPTKQRILWEPRRIYSVLRDESGTRKIEGLALPMCKMPYVLEIERRSFRKMYSVKFLKFHTRNKTSKLQLSPTARLPDMLKLLHWDAYPSRALPSEFLSGFLVELTLRCSRLQFLSKTNLDLRKLKRLDVSESKELKELPDLSGANQLEELVVEGCKSLTFLKDLPQSLNSLNAHGCNSLETVSLPSNHSIKHIDLSDCSPLNNDQELITHFLTQGQHDQETLLRFACIPQTTMPSYLDNCCPRLSPNLMGFSAGIMVACSGPYHLKFSESSYSWNCEEFSINLKPQLYPDLDRVEEEAMNYLVIIQVLSSINNNQPRSFLLELPSRFNSPPVEIRETRVHMFH
- the LOC108841871 gene encoding disease resistance protein RPP5 isoform X2; this encodes MIEKVVEKISERRFAEEVRDHPNLVGMRSHMEGLASLLEMESEDEVRIIGISGMEGVGKTTIADYLYRQFSSRFSEHCFIYDVKSICRSTGQSYLEQHFLSEILRIKPKRLARKGAGSHSIKERLRNRKVFAVLDNVDKVEQIHGLAKDKSWFGPGSRVIIITRDKGLLDTCGVEIVYPVKCLSSKDALQMFKQIVFKGTDPPACFEQLLTRVSRLAYGLPSAIIRYSSLCDWHTKTEAEWEKLVSRYEESPHKNIVDILKSSYAELHQVDKLAFLYVACLFNGADIKRVSDLLDDGSESRIQVLVEKSLVDISPQGCINMNTLVENMGRETVVEESDRTPTKQRILWEPRRIYSVLRDESGTRKIEGLALPMCKMPYVLEIERRSFRKMYSVKFLKFHTRNKTSKLQLSPTARLPDMLKLLHWDAYPSRALPSEFLSGFLVELTLRCSRLQFLSKTNLDLRKLKRLDVSESKELKELPDLSGANQLEELVVEGCKSLTFLKDLPQSLNSLNAHGCNSLETVSLPSNHSIKHIDLSDCSPLNNDQELITHFLTQGQHDQETLLRFACIPQTTMPSYLDNCCPRLSPNLMGFSAGIMVACSGPYHLKFSESSYSWNCEEFSINLKPQLYPDLDRVEEEAMNYLVIIQVLSSINNNQPRSFLLELPSRFNSPPVEIRETRVHMFH